A region of Lycium barbarum isolate Lr01 chromosome 1, ASM1917538v2, whole genome shotgun sequence DNA encodes the following proteins:
- the LOC132608089 gene encoding ent-copalyl diphosphate synthase 1-like isoform X2, giving the protein MSISASYLRFGFSAHHPHYEPSSPANQSPKFLKSNRSFEEHVDFGSKLQCKAVSRPRTKEYRKVLQNGTLPVIKWDDIVEEVDMEQETSEVVYLPSNKIKEHIDAVRSMLRSMEDGEISISAYDTAWVALVKDLNGSENPQFPSSLEWIANNQLPDGSWGDSSIFMVYDRVINTLACIIALKSWNLHPDKTVLEHMPIGFEVAFPSLIEIAKQLCIDIPYDSPVLQEIYARRKLKLTRIPKDIMHKVPTTLLHSLEGMPDLDWQKLLQFQCPDGSFLFSPSSTAFALMQTQDNNCLNYLKNIVHKFKGGAPNVYPVDLFEHIWIIDRLQRLGISRYFKSEIKECIDYVNRYWTNEGICWARNSLIQDIDDTAMAFRLLRLHGYVVSADVFKHFESGGEYFCFVGQSNQAVTGMYNLYRASQLMFPGEKILEHAKIFSSNFLREKRAQNELLDKWIITKDLPGEVGYALDVPWHASLPRLETRFFLEQYGAEGDVWIGKTLYRMPLVNNNLYLELAKSDYNNCQASHQLEWRRIRKWYNECGLGEFGVNERSLLLTYYLASASIFEPEKSTERMVWVKTAALMDCVTCYFGRKQISVQSKIAFIHEFTHSTSRHFLNSRYKTEQKLVGIILGTLNQLSLGALLTHGKDIHQFLRHAWEKWLLTLGDQGEGAAELIIRTLNSISGRWVSEEVLLSQASYQRLMEISNRVCHRLRLFQLFKGQNADSQLMENQLDMLTFSEEIESDMQLLAELVLSQSKCSDEDLDANVKNTFLTVAKSFYYTAHCDTRTINLHIAKVLFERVL; this is encoded by the exons ATGTCGATCTCAGCTTCTTATTTGAGATTTGGGTTCTCTGCTCATCATCCTCACTATGAACCTTCTTCCCCAGCAAATCAATCTCCTAAGTTCCTTAAAA GTAACAGATCTTTCGAAGAACATGTTGATTTCGGTTCAAAGTTGCAATGTAAGGCGGTTTCTAGACCTCGTACAAAAG AATACAGAAAGGTACTGCAAAATGGTACTTTGCCAGTTATCAAGTGGGACGACATCGTGGAGGAAGTGGACATGGAACAAGAAACATCTGAG GTGGTATACCTTCCATCAAATAAGATAAAGGAACATATAGATGCTGTTCGGTCAATGCTTCGATCTATGGAGGATGGAGAAATAAGCATATCGGCTTATGACACAGCATGGGTTGCTCTAGTGAAAGACTTGAATGGAAGTGAAAATCCTCAGTTTCCTTCGAGTCTTGAGTGGATTGCCAACAATCAATTGCCTGATGGTTCTTGGGGTGACAGCTCCATTTTTATGGTTTATGACCGTGTCATCAATACATTGGCTTGTATTATTGCCTTGAAATCATGGAATTTGCATCCTGACAAGACTGTACTTG AGCACATGCCTATTGGCTTTGAAGTGGCATTTCCTTCACTCATTGAGATTGCCAAACAATTATGCATAGATATTCCTTATGATTCTCCCGTCTTGCAAGAGATCTACGCCAGAAGAAAACTCAAGCTCACAAG GATACCAAAGGACATAATGCACAAAGTGCCCACAACTTTACTCCACAGTTTGGAAGGAATGCCAGACTTGGACTGGCAAAAGCTACTTCAATTTCAGTGCCCTGATGGCTCTTTTCTCTTTTCTCCATCTTCCACTGCCTTTGCACTTATGCAGACTCAAGATAATAATTGCCTCAATTATCTCAAAAATATTGTTCATAAGTTCAAGGGTGGAG CTCCAAATGTCTATCCTGTGGACTTATTTGAGCATATTTGGATCATTGATCGGTTGCAAAGACTTGGGATTTCTCGGTATTTTAAGTCAGAAATAAAGGAGTGTATTGATTACGTCAACAG ATATTGGACAAATGAAGGAATCTGTTGGGCGAGAAATTCCCTAATTCAAGACATTGATGACACGGCCATGGCTTTTAGACTTTTGCGGTTGCATGGCTACGTGGTTTCTGCTG ATGTATTCAAACACTTCGAGAGCGGGGGTGAATATTTCTGCTTCGTGGGACAATCGAACCAGGCTGTGACAGGAATGTATAATCTTTACAGGGCTTCTCAGCTAATGTTCCCAGGAGAGAAAATACTTGAACATGCCAAAATATTCTCCTCTAATTTTCTTCGAGAAAAACGAGCTCAAAATGAACTGCTAGACAAGTGGATCATCACTAAAGATTTACCTGGAGAg GTGGGATATGCATTAGATGTACCATGGCATGCCAGCCTGCCTCGACTAGAAACAAGGTTCTTTTTAGAACAATATGGTGCTGAAGGCGATGTGTGGATTGGCAAAACATTGTATAG GATGCCATTGGTTAACAATAACCTATATCTGGAGCTAGCGAAGTCGGACTATAACAATTGCCAAGCTTCGCACCAGCTCGAGTGGAGAAGAATTCGCAA GTGGTATAACGAATGTGGGCTTGGAGAATTCGGAGTGAACGAAAGAAGCTTGCTGCTGACGTACTATTTAGCGAGTGCCAGTATATTTGAGCCAGAAAAGTCCACAGAGAGAATGGTTTGGGTCAAAACCGCAGCTCTTATGGACTGTGTGACATGTTATTTTGGAAGGAAACAAATATCTGTGCAAAGCAAGATTGCCTTTATTCACGAATTCACACATTCCACAAGTCGACACTTTCTGAATTCTAG GTATAAAACAGAACAGAAGCTCGTCGGTATTATTCTGGGAACCCTAAACCAGCTCTCATTGGGCGCTCTGCTGACCCACGGCAAAGACATCCATCAGTTCTTGCGTCATGCT TGGGAAAAGTGGCTGCTGACATTAGGAGATCAGGGAGAAGGAGCTGCAGAACTCATAATTCGTACGTTAAATTCGATCAGTGGCCGTTGGGTGTCGGAGGAGGTATTGTTGTCCCAAGCAAGTTACCAAAGGCTAATGGAAATTTCCAATAGAGTTTGTCACCGACTTCGTCTCTTTCAGCTCTTCAAG GGACAAAATGCAGACAGCCAACTAATGGAAAATCAGCTGGATATGTTAACGTTTAGCGAGGAGATAGAATCCGACATGCAACTACTAGCTGAACTCGTGCTATCGCAATCCAAATGTTCAGATGAGGATTTGGATGCCAATGTCAAAAACACTTTTCTTACTGTAGCCAAAAGTTTTTATTATACAGCTCATTGTGATACAAGAACTATCAATTTGCACATAGCCAAAGTGCTATTTGAAAGAGTACTTTAA
- the LOC132608089 gene encoding ent-copalyl diphosphate synthase 1-like isoform X1: MSISASYLRFGFSAHHPHYEPSSPANQSPKFLKSNRSFEEHVDFGSKLQCKAVSRPRTKEYRKVLQNGTLPVIKWDDIVEEVDMEQETSEVVYLPSNKIKEHIDAVRSMLRSMEDGEISISAYDTAWVALVKDLNGSENPQFPSSLEWIANNQLPDGSWGDSSIFMVYDRVINTLACIIALKSWNLHPDKTVLGMLFMRENLSRIGDENAEHMPIGFEVAFPSLIEIAKQLCIDIPYDSPVLQEIYARRKLKLTRIPKDIMHKVPTTLLHSLEGMPDLDWQKLLQFQCPDGSFLFSPSSTAFALMQTQDNNCLNYLKNIVHKFKGGAPNVYPVDLFEHIWIIDRLQRLGISRYFKSEIKECIDYVNRYWTNEGICWARNSLIQDIDDTAMAFRLLRLHGYVVSADVFKHFESGGEYFCFVGQSNQAVTGMYNLYRASQLMFPGEKILEHAKIFSSNFLREKRAQNELLDKWIITKDLPGEVGYALDVPWHASLPRLETRFFLEQYGAEGDVWIGKTLYRMPLVNNNLYLELAKSDYNNCQASHQLEWRRIRKWYNECGLGEFGVNERSLLLTYYLASASIFEPEKSTERMVWVKTAALMDCVTCYFGRKQISVQSKIAFIHEFTHSTSRHFLNSRYKTEQKLVGIILGTLNQLSLGALLTHGKDIHQFLRHAWEKWLLTLGDQGEGAAELIIRTLNSISGRWVSEEVLLSQASYQRLMEISNRVCHRLRLFQLFKGQNADSQLMENQLDMLTFSEEIESDMQLLAELVLSQSKCSDEDLDANVKNTFLTVAKSFYYTAHCDTRTINLHIAKVLFERVL, translated from the exons ATGTCGATCTCAGCTTCTTATTTGAGATTTGGGTTCTCTGCTCATCATCCTCACTATGAACCTTCTTCCCCAGCAAATCAATCTCCTAAGTTCCTTAAAA GTAACAGATCTTTCGAAGAACATGTTGATTTCGGTTCAAAGTTGCAATGTAAGGCGGTTTCTAGACCTCGTACAAAAG AATACAGAAAGGTACTGCAAAATGGTACTTTGCCAGTTATCAAGTGGGACGACATCGTGGAGGAAGTGGACATGGAACAAGAAACATCTGAG GTGGTATACCTTCCATCAAATAAGATAAAGGAACATATAGATGCTGTTCGGTCAATGCTTCGATCTATGGAGGATGGAGAAATAAGCATATCGGCTTATGACACAGCATGGGTTGCTCTAGTGAAAGACTTGAATGGAAGTGAAAATCCTCAGTTTCCTTCGAGTCTTGAGTGGATTGCCAACAATCAATTGCCTGATGGTTCTTGGGGTGACAGCTCCATTTTTATGGTTTATGACCGTGTCATCAATACATTGGCTTGTATTATTGCCTTGAAATCATGGAATTTGCATCCTGACAAGACTGTACTTG GAATGTTGTTTATGAGAGAGAATTTGAGCAGGATTGGTGATGAAAATGCAGAGCACATGCCTATTGGCTTTGAAGTGGCATTTCCTTCACTCATTGAGATTGCCAAACAATTATGCATAGATATTCCTTATGATTCTCCCGTCTTGCAAGAGATCTACGCCAGAAGAAAACTCAAGCTCACAAG GATACCAAAGGACATAATGCACAAAGTGCCCACAACTTTACTCCACAGTTTGGAAGGAATGCCAGACTTGGACTGGCAAAAGCTACTTCAATTTCAGTGCCCTGATGGCTCTTTTCTCTTTTCTCCATCTTCCACTGCCTTTGCACTTATGCAGACTCAAGATAATAATTGCCTCAATTATCTCAAAAATATTGTTCATAAGTTCAAGGGTGGAG CTCCAAATGTCTATCCTGTGGACTTATTTGAGCATATTTGGATCATTGATCGGTTGCAAAGACTTGGGATTTCTCGGTATTTTAAGTCAGAAATAAAGGAGTGTATTGATTACGTCAACAG ATATTGGACAAATGAAGGAATCTGTTGGGCGAGAAATTCCCTAATTCAAGACATTGATGACACGGCCATGGCTTTTAGACTTTTGCGGTTGCATGGCTACGTGGTTTCTGCTG ATGTATTCAAACACTTCGAGAGCGGGGGTGAATATTTCTGCTTCGTGGGACAATCGAACCAGGCTGTGACAGGAATGTATAATCTTTACAGGGCTTCTCAGCTAATGTTCCCAGGAGAGAAAATACTTGAACATGCCAAAATATTCTCCTCTAATTTTCTTCGAGAAAAACGAGCTCAAAATGAACTGCTAGACAAGTGGATCATCACTAAAGATTTACCTGGAGAg GTGGGATATGCATTAGATGTACCATGGCATGCCAGCCTGCCTCGACTAGAAACAAGGTTCTTTTTAGAACAATATGGTGCTGAAGGCGATGTGTGGATTGGCAAAACATTGTATAG GATGCCATTGGTTAACAATAACCTATATCTGGAGCTAGCGAAGTCGGACTATAACAATTGCCAAGCTTCGCACCAGCTCGAGTGGAGAAGAATTCGCAA GTGGTATAACGAATGTGGGCTTGGAGAATTCGGAGTGAACGAAAGAAGCTTGCTGCTGACGTACTATTTAGCGAGTGCCAGTATATTTGAGCCAGAAAAGTCCACAGAGAGAATGGTTTGGGTCAAAACCGCAGCTCTTATGGACTGTGTGACATGTTATTTTGGAAGGAAACAAATATCTGTGCAAAGCAAGATTGCCTTTATTCACGAATTCACACATTCCACAAGTCGACACTTTCTGAATTCTAG GTATAAAACAGAACAGAAGCTCGTCGGTATTATTCTGGGAACCCTAAACCAGCTCTCATTGGGCGCTCTGCTGACCCACGGCAAAGACATCCATCAGTTCTTGCGTCATGCT TGGGAAAAGTGGCTGCTGACATTAGGAGATCAGGGAGAAGGAGCTGCAGAACTCATAATTCGTACGTTAAATTCGATCAGTGGCCGTTGGGTGTCGGAGGAGGTATTGTTGTCCCAAGCAAGTTACCAAAGGCTAATGGAAATTTCCAATAGAGTTTGTCACCGACTTCGTCTCTTTCAGCTCTTCAAG GGACAAAATGCAGACAGCCAACTAATGGAAAATCAGCTGGATATGTTAACGTTTAGCGAGGAGATAGAATCCGACATGCAACTACTAGCTGAACTCGTGCTATCGCAATCCAAATGTTCAGATGAGGATTTGGATGCCAATGTCAAAAACACTTTTCTTACTGTAGCCAAAAGTTTTTATTATACAGCTCATTGTGATACAAGAACTATCAATTTGCACATAGCCAAAGTGCTATTTGAAAGAGTACTTTAA